CCTTAATGTGACCTGATAGTATGAAAATTCTTGAATACTTCACTTCTATTTATCTATTAtctcttttttgtgtgtgtgtaaaACAAATTAATCAGACATTGGCTACAAGAAGGAGAAGATCAAACATAGAAACAGACACTTATGTACTAATGGAACCTGGAAAATCAGAGGAATTTGTTAGTGAGGAAGAATTAAGGGACAAGTTGAAGAGTTGGTTAGAAAATTGGCCAGGCAAAACATTGCCACCAGATCTTGCAAGATTTGAAGATACTAATGATGCAGTTGAATACCTAGTAAAATCTGTGTGTGAACTTGAAATTGATGGAGATGTTGGTTCCCTTCAGTGGTACCAAGTTCGTTTGCAACAAGACATTTGACCATTATTGCATGTTATTTAATTTAGCATCGGCT
The sequence above is a segment of the Solanum dulcamara chromosome 11, daSolDulc1.2, whole genome shotgun sequence genome. Coding sequences within it:
- the LOC129873322 gene encoding protein CHLORORESPIRATORY REDUCTION 7, chloroplastic yields the protein MEAQLSCNKTYNCIGTKTWRVQHPLQILRTSNWQQPIFQPFNSSFFHSVTCRRIHLNGTKTLATRRRRSNIETDTYVLMEPGKSEEFVSEEELRDKLKSWLENWPGKTLPPDLARFEDTNDAVEYLVKSVCELEIDGDVGSLQWYQVRLQQDI